TAACAATTGAAATGCCGATATTTTCACTGACCATGGCGCAAATAGATGCAGCACTTTGTGTTTCCATGATTAATTGTCGCGTTATTCCTTCTTGAATAAAAACGGCATCAATGAGCTGTCGATAAGTATCATTAACAGATAAGCTGATAAAACGCTCGTTCTGAAAATCAGACGGGTGTAACAATGTTTTTTGACACAATGGATGTGACTTAGGTAAAACGGCAACTTCATTGAGTGTTAACAGTGTTTCTTGTCGAGTTCCTGCTGGTGTCTGGGTGTGTTCTGTTAATCCTAAATCATAATGTTGAGCTGATAGCCATTCTTCTAACAATGGTGATTCTTGAGGAACGATAGTTAAATTGACATCGGGATGTTGATCAATAAATTGACGACAAATAGAAGGCAGCAATGATTGAGCGAATGCAGGTAAACAAGTGATATTTAGTTCAGCTTGTCGAAAATGACGAATACTTTCAGCAACATTAATGATCCTATCTAAACCATAATAAGAGCGTTGCACTTCTTCAAAAAATCGTAATCCTTCTGCTGTGGGCTGAAGCCGACCTTTTATTCTGTCAAATAACTTAAATGATAATAAATGCTCAAGACGTGATAACTCTCGACTTACAGTAGGTTGTGAGGTTTTCAGTAATTCAGCCGCTTCAGTGAGATTTTGTGTCGTCATTACAGCATGAAATATTTCAATATGTCGCCAGTTAAAAGGAGCTTTCATTTATTATTCCTATATCATGGATGAATAGAGTGTAGCTTATTTGATATTTTTATTCCTTTTCAAGTTAATTAATAATCATTTTATTCACCAGTGACTTTTATGAGTAAATATTATGACAACATCAATCACTATGGCTCAATATCAACTCGCACAAACGTATGGAACGCCATTATGGATTTATCAAGGCGATACAATTTCTGAACGTATTGCTCAACTAAAATCGTTTGATGTGGTTCGCTTTGCTCAAAAGGCTTGCTCAAATATTCATATCTTACGTTTAATGAAAGCGCAGGGTGTAAAAGTAGACTCGGTTTCATTAGGTGAAATCGAACGTGCTTTAGTGGCAGGTTATCAAGGCGGTAGAGAAAAAAGTGAGATTGTCTTTACTGCTGATTTATTGGATGAAAGAACTATTGAACGTGTTATTGAGTTAGATATTCCTGTTAATGCCGGTTCTATAGACATGCTTCGCCAATTAGGTGAACGCAATCAAGGGCATGCTGTTTGGATAAGAATTAACCCTGGATTTGGTCATGGACATAGCCAAAAAACTAATACAGGTGGTGAAAATAGTAAGCATGGTATTTGGTTCGATGATGTTCCTGAAGCATTATCTGTGATCCAACAATACAACCTAACTCTAGTTGGTTTTCATATGCATATTGGCTCAGGGGTCGATTATCAGCATCTATCAAGTGTTTGTGATGCAATGGTAGAACAAGTGCTTACCGCTAAGGTTGATATTCAAGCAATTTCAGCTGGTGGCGGATTATCAACGCCATATCAAGAAGGTGATGCTACGGTCGATTTAACTCACTATTTTTCGTTGTGGGATAAAGCACGTCAACGTATTGCACAACATCTTGGTCATGATATCGAGCTTGAAATCGAGCCGGGACGTTTCTTAGTGGCTGAGTCTGGTGTATTAGTTTCTCAAGTAAGAGCGGTTAAATCGATGGGAAGCCGTCACTATGTACTGGTGGATGCTGGATTTAGTGATTTAATGCGCCCTGCTATGTATGGAAGTTACCATCAAATTTCAGTTTTAGATAATCATGGGCAAATAAAGCCAATGATAGAATTACAAGAAACTATTGTTGCAGGCCCGCTTTGTGAATCAGGTGATGTTTTTACTCAGCAGGAAGGTGGCACAGTTACCCCTCGTTTATTACCTCAAATTCAAGTGGGTGATTATATAATTATTCATGATACAGGGGCTTATGGCGCTTCAATGTCATCTAATTATAATAGTCGTCCTCTTATTCCAGAAGTATTAATAACAAAAGGGGCTTCTCAATTAATTCGACGCCGTCAAACCATAGAAGAATTATTAGCGTTGGAGTTAAATCTTTAATTAATCCTTTTTATTAGTCTTACTTTTATTGAAACAAAAACACCTCATGACTTATTTAGTTATGAGGTGTTTTGTTTTATTCAGCAGGTGATATGCCCTTTATATAAATAAACTAGGCTGCTTTATCTGTTTTAATATCACTCGTTTTAGGCTTTTTTGCGGGCACCGCCAGTGCATCAAAGTCAAACTCATCAACATTGATACTCCGTAAGCGACTTTGTTCAGCTTTACGTAAAATATCAGCCTCTTCTGGCGTCACTCGTTTATCCGCTAACGCTTTATCTGCCAACTTATCTAATTGAGTAAAACTGAATTTTTTCTCGTAGAGGCGACAAATGCGGTCGAAAATAGGTTCTGCTGCTAAAATATCAAGTAACGCTTCTTCCATTAGACCATGTGGATTGTGTTCACAAGGTGTTAAGAATTGGCCTCTACCAATACGATCGCGAGTTTCAGATGGTTGTTGAATAATTTGAGCCACTTTACTGTCTAGTTTATCAGATGGCAGTTTCTGCGCTTTACCGAGAGGAAAAATAATGGCGCGCATAGTACCTGCGATCATTCGGCTCGGGAAATTACGTAACAGTTCATCAATTGCATTTTCAGCTTGGTATAGACACTCTTTCACACTCCAATGCACTAATGGCAAATCAGCAGTATGACGACCTTCATCTTCATAGCGTTTTAAAGTCGCAGAAGCGAGGAAAATATGGCTTAAAATATCACCTAAACGAGCAGAAATACGCTCACGACGTTTTAAACTCCCACCTAAAACCCCCATTGAAACATCAGATAATAAAGCCATATTGGCACTAAGGCGGTTAATTTGCTGATAGTAACGACGTGTTTCATCATTGGTTGGTGATGCACTTAAACGACCATTAGTGATACCTAACCAAATACTTCGTAAGGTGTTACTTGCAACATGCCCGATATGGCCAAATAAGGCTCGGTCAAAATCATGTAGATTGCTGTCACGTGCTGCGGCGATTTCATCTAACACATAAGGGTGGCAACGAATAGCACCTTGACCATAAATGATCATACTACGTGTTAAAATATTGGCACCTTCAACGGTGATAGCAATAGGCGAACCTTGATAAGAACGGGCAACAAAGTTTGAAGTTCCAAGACAGATCCCTTTACCACCAACAATATCCATTGCATCAATAACGCCACGTTGTGCTCTATGAGTACAATGATATTTGACGATAGCAGATAAAACCGCAGGTTTTTCCCCTAACATAATACCAGTGGTAATTAAGGTTGCAGCGGCATCTAAAAGATAAGCGTTACCAGCTAGACGAGCTAATGGTTCTTCAATACCTTCCATTTTACCAATAGGAATTTTGAATTGACGGCGTACACGAGAATAAGCGCCCGTTGCCATTGCCACACTTTTTAATCCACCGGTCGAGTTTGATGGTAGAGTAATTCCACGACCAACAGAAAGGCACTCCACCAGCATTCTCCAGCCTTGTCCTGCCATTTTTGGCCCACCAATAATGTAATCAATAGGAACAAAAACATCTTTACCGCGAGTAGGCCCATTCATAAACGGAACGTTTAATGGGAAATGGCGATGGCCAATTTCAACGCCTTTTACATCGGTGGGAATTAATGCACAGGTAATGCCAGGGTTTTCATCGTTACTTAAAAGATGTTCAGGATCACGCAATTTAAACGCCAGTCCTAATACGGTTGCGATAGGTGCAAGGGTGATATAGCGCTTATTCCAATTTAAACGAATACCTAATATTTGCTCTCCTTGCCATTCTCCCATGCAAACGATACCACTGTCTGGGATCGCACCTGCATCAGAGCCAGCTTCAGGGCTGGTTAAAGCAAAGCAAGGAATTTCATCTCCCTTGGCTAAACCGGGTAAATAGCGTTTTTTCTGCTCATCGGTACCATAATGCTGAAGAAGTTCACCAGGACCTAAAGAGTTAGGTACACCAACTGTGATAGCTAAAATACCAGATACTCCAGCCAACTTTTGCAATACACGAGATTGTGCATAGGCAGAAAACTCTAATCCGCCGTACTCTTTTTTAATGATCATCGCAAAGAAGCGATTATCTTTCAGGTACTGCCAGATTTCAGGTGGTAAGTCAGCTAACTCATGAGTGATTTCAAAGTCATTTGTCATACGACAAACTTCTTCTACTGGACCATCAAGAAACGCTTGTTCTTCAGCGGTGAGTTGTGGTTTGGGATAATTATGCAATTGCTTCCAATCAGGAGCGCCACGGAAAAGCTCACCTTCCCACCATGTTGTACCTGCATCAATGGCTTCTTGTTCTGTTTTAGACATAGAAGGCATGACTTTTTGAAATGCTTTAAGTGCAGGAGCAGAAATATAGGTTTTACGAATAGACGGAAGTGTAAAGGGTAATAAAACTAATGCAACGGGAAGAAGTAGCCAGTAACTCCAAATATTGACTAGACCCATTACAAAAGTGTAAGCAATAAGGACAAGGCTACTTACCGCAATACCAGATTTGCGATAACTAAGTATGCCAATAAGAATAATGAAAAGTGCAATACTGAGTAGTGTCATAATAAACTCCTGTATTTAGCAAGAGATCAGAGGTCAGACCTGTTGTTTGTTATTTAGATCTAATCTAGTCACTAACTTTTATCAATATATTTACATTCTAATTACAATATAGCTCACAAATTATTCGTAAATGAGAGAAGTTAGCATTTGTCGGTAATGGGTATCTTCTTTCATGACATCGAATCCGTTACACTGAGAAACAGAAAATTTCGATTACCCTTTCTGGAGTAAAAATCCTATGTACCAAGATCTTATCCGTGGTGAATTAACAGAAGCAGCAGATACCCTTTCTCGCTTTCTTCAAGATGATGCAAACATTGAAGCTATTCAAAAAGCAGCTGTATTATTAGCAGATTCGTTTAAGGCTGGTGGCAAAGTATTATCTTGTGGTAATGGTGGTTCTCATTGTGACGCAATGCATTTTGCTGAAGAGCTGACAGGGC
This portion of the Proteus vulgaris genome encodes:
- a CDS encoding LysR family transcriptional regulator, producing the protein MKAPFNWRHIEIFHAVMTTQNLTEAAELLKTSQPTVSRELSRLEHLLSFKLFDRIKGRLQPTAEGLRFFEEVQRSYYGLDRIINVAESIRHFRQAELNITCLPAFAQSLLPSICRQFIDQHPDVNLTIVPQESPLLEEWLSAQHYDLGLTEHTQTPAGTRQETLLTLNEVAVLPKSHPLCQKTLLHPSDFQNERFISLSVNDTYRQLIDAVFIQEGITRQLIMETQSAASICAMVSENIGISIVNPITALDYLNKTLCIRPLSFTIPFTISLIRPSHRPSSQLVSYFIDVMKSALADYPAHLKLAFTR
- the lysA gene encoding diaminopimelate decarboxylase produces the protein MTTSITMAQYQLAQTYGTPLWIYQGDTISERIAQLKSFDVVRFAQKACSNIHILRLMKAQGVKVDSVSLGEIERALVAGYQGGREKSEIVFTADLLDERTIERVIELDIPVNAGSIDMLRQLGERNQGHAVWIRINPGFGHGHSQKTNTGGENSKHGIWFDDVPEALSVIQQYNLTLVGFHMHIGSGVDYQHLSSVCDAMVEQVLTAKVDIQAISAGGGLSTPYQEGDATVDLTHYFSLWDKARQRIAQHLGHDIELEIEPGRFLVAESGVLVSQVRAVKSMGSRHYVLVDAGFSDLMRPAMYGSYHQISVLDNHGQIKPMIELQETIVAGPLCESGDVFTQQEGGTVTPRLLPQIQVGDYIIIHDTGAYGASMSSNYNSRPLIPEVLITKGASQLIRRRQTIEELLALELNL
- the fadE gene encoding acyl-CoA dehydrogenase FadE gives rise to the protein MTLLSIALFIILIGILSYRKSGIAVSSLVLIAYTFVMGLVNIWSYWLLLPVALVLLPFTLPSIRKTYISAPALKAFQKVMPSMSKTEQEAIDAGTTWWEGELFRGAPDWKQLHNYPKPQLTAEEQAFLDGPVEEVCRMTNDFEITHELADLPPEIWQYLKDNRFFAMIIKKEYGGLEFSAYAQSRVLQKLAGVSGILAITVGVPNSLGPGELLQHYGTDEQKKRYLPGLAKGDEIPCFALTSPEAGSDAGAIPDSGIVCMGEWQGEQILGIRLNWNKRYITLAPIATVLGLAFKLRDPEHLLSNDENPGITCALIPTDVKGVEIGHRHFPLNVPFMNGPTRGKDVFVPIDYIIGGPKMAGQGWRMLVECLSVGRGITLPSNSTGGLKSVAMATGAYSRVRRQFKIPIGKMEGIEEPLARLAGNAYLLDAAATLITTGIMLGEKPAVLSAIVKYHCTHRAQRGVIDAMDIVGGKGICLGTSNFVARSYQGSPIAITVEGANILTRSMIIYGQGAIRCHPYVLDEIAAARDSNLHDFDRALFGHIGHVASNTLRSIWLGITNGRLSASPTNDETRRYYQQINRLSANMALLSDVSMGVLGGSLKRRERISARLGDILSHIFLASATLKRYEDEGRHTADLPLVHWSVKECLYQAENAIDELLRNFPSRMIAGTMRAIIFPLGKAQKLPSDKLDSKVAQIIQQPSETRDRIGRGQFLTPCEHNPHGLMEEALLDILAAEPIFDRICRLYEKKFSFTQLDKLADKALADKRVTPEEADILRKAEQSRLRSINVDEFDFDALAVPAKKPKTSDIKTDKAA